Proteins encoded within one genomic window of Streptomyces sp. NBC_00523:
- a CDS encoding ABC transporter ATP-binding protein: MSDVLELVDVSVVRDGRALVDDVSWSVKEGERWVILGPNGAGKTTLLNIASSYLFPTKGTVSVLGERLGGVGTDVFDLRPRIGIAGVALAEKLPRRQTVLQTVLTAAYGMTATWNENYDKVDEDRARAFLDRLGMTEYLDRKFGTLSEGERKRTLIARAMMTDPELLLLDEPAAGLDLGGREDLVRRLGRLARDPYAPSMIMVTHHVEEIAPGFTHVLMIRQGKVLAAGPMETELTSRNLSLCFGLPLVVEHQGERYTARGLPLG, translated from the coding sequence ATGAGCGATGTACTGGAGCTGGTGGACGTATCCGTGGTCCGCGACGGACGCGCTCTGGTGGACGACGTCTCCTGGTCGGTCAAGGAGGGTGAGCGCTGGGTCATCCTCGGCCCCAACGGCGCCGGCAAGACCACCCTGCTCAACATCGCGTCCAGCTACCTCTTCCCTACCAAGGGCACCGTCAGCGTCCTCGGCGAGCGCCTCGGCGGCGTCGGTACCGACGTCTTCGACCTGCGCCCCCGCATCGGCATCGCGGGCGTCGCCCTGGCCGAGAAGCTGCCCCGCCGCCAGACGGTCCTCCAGACGGTGCTCACCGCCGCCTACGGCATGACCGCCACCTGGAACGAGAACTACGACAAGGTGGACGAGGACCGCGCCCGCGCCTTCCTCGACCGGCTCGGCATGACCGAGTACCTCGACCGCAAGTTCGGCACCCTCTCCGAGGGCGAGCGCAAGCGCACCCTGATCGCCCGCGCCATGATGACCGACCCCGAACTGCTCCTCCTGGACGAGCCCGCCGCCGGTCTCGACCTCGGCGGCCGCGAGGACCTGGTCCGCCGCCTCGGCCGGCTGGCCCGCGACCCGTACGCGCCCTCCATGATCATGGTGACCCACCACGTCGAGGAGATCGCCCCCGGCTTCACCCACGTCCTCATGATCCGCCAGGGCAAGGTGCTCGCCGCCGGCCCCATGGAGACCGAGCTCACCTCCCGCAACCTCTCCCTCTGCTTCGGCCTGCCCCTCGTGGTCGAGCACCAGGGCGAGCGCTACACCGCCCGCGGACTGCCGCTCGGCTAG
- a CDS encoding response regulator yields the protein MADRIIRVLLVDDHQVVRRGLRTFLEIQDDIEVVGEAADGAEGVARTEELRPDVVLMDIKMPGTDGIEALRRLRELENPAKVLIVTSFTEQRTVVPALRAGASGYVYKDVDPDALAGAIRSVHAGHVLLQPEVAGALLAQDEPGAGTGRGSTLTEREREVLGLIADGRSNREIARALVLSEKTVKTHVSNILMKLDLADRTQAALWAVRHGAAG from the coding sequence GTGGCTGACAGGATCATCAGGGTGCTGCTCGTCGACGACCACCAGGTCGTCCGCCGCGGCCTGCGCACGTTCCTGGAGATCCAGGACGACATCGAGGTCGTCGGCGAGGCGGCCGACGGCGCCGAGGGCGTGGCCAGGACGGAGGAGCTGCGGCCCGACGTCGTACTGATGGACATCAAGATGCCCGGCACCGACGGCATCGAGGCGCTGCGCCGCCTCCGCGAGCTGGAGAACCCGGCCAAGGTGCTGATCGTCACCAGCTTCACCGAGCAGCGCACGGTCGTCCCCGCCCTGCGCGCGGGCGCCTCCGGCTACGTATACAAGGACGTCGACCCGGACGCCCTGGCCGGCGCCATCCGCTCCGTGCACGCCGGGCACGTCCTGCTCCAGCCCGAGGTGGCCGGGGCGCTGCTCGCCCAGGACGAGCCGGGCGCGGGCACCGGCCGGGGGAGCACCCTCACCGAACGCGAGCGGGAAGTGCTCGGCCTGATCGCCGACGGCCGGTCCAACCGCGAGATCGCGCGGGCCCTGGTCCTCTCCGAGAAGACGGTCAAGACCCACGTCTCGAACATCCTCATGAAGCTCGACCTGGCCGACCGCACCCAGGCGGCACTCTGGGCGGTCCGCCACGGAGCGGCGGGCTGA
- a CDS encoding GAF domain-containing sensor histidine kinase — protein sequence MSHRPPSGLAAVSAALLAMSRHLEVRDVLKTIVASARELLDAEYAALGVPDDDGGFAQFVVDGVSDEQWKAIGPLPRQHGILAAMLHGAKTERLADVRKDPRFGGWPSAHPDMSDFLGLPIRDGDETIGALFLANKRCPKPEGVCGFNAEDEELLSILAQHAAIALTNARLYERSRELTIAEERSRLAHELHDAVSQKLFSLRLTAQAAAALVDRDPARAKGELQQVAALAAEAVDELRAAVVELRPAALDEDGLVATLRTQVQVLDRAHTARVTFTATGVRALPAAQEEALLRVTQEALHNALRHADAAHVDVTLARHDGATLLRITDDGRGFEPAATRRAGRHLGLVSMRDRASGVGGRLTVESAPGKGTTIEMETPGG from the coding sequence ATGAGCCACCGACCGCCCTCCGGCCTCGCCGCCGTCAGTGCCGCGCTGCTCGCCATGAGCCGCCACCTGGAGGTGCGGGACGTCCTGAAGACGATCGTCGCCTCGGCCCGCGAACTCCTGGACGCCGAATACGCCGCACTCGGGGTCCCCGACGACGACGGCGGCTTCGCCCAGTTCGTCGTGGACGGCGTCAGCGACGAACAGTGGAAGGCCATCGGCCCGCTGCCCCGGCAGCACGGCATCCTCGCCGCGATGCTCCACGGCGCGAAGACCGAGCGCCTCGCCGACGTCCGCAAGGACCCCCGCTTCGGGGGCTGGCCCAGCGCCCACCCCGACATGTCCGACTTTCTCGGCCTGCCCATCCGGGACGGCGACGAGACCATCGGCGCCCTCTTCCTCGCCAACAAGAGGTGCCCCAAGCCCGAGGGCGTCTGCGGCTTCAACGCCGAGGACGAGGAACTGCTCTCGATCCTCGCCCAGCACGCGGCCATCGCCCTGACGAACGCCCGCCTCTACGAACGCAGCCGCGAGCTCACCATCGCCGAGGAGCGCTCCCGCCTCGCCCACGAGCTGCACGACGCGGTCAGCCAGAAGCTCTTCTCGCTGCGGCTCACCGCCCAGGCCGCCGCCGCCCTGGTCGACCGCGACCCGGCCCGCGCCAAGGGCGAGCTCCAGCAGGTCGCCGCCCTCGCCGCCGAGGCCGTGGACGAACTGCGCGCCGCCGTCGTGGAGCTCCGCCCGGCCGCCCTGGATGAGGACGGCCTCGTCGCCACCCTCCGCACCCAGGTCCAGGTCCTCGACCGGGCCCACACCGCCCGGGTCACCTTCACCGCCACCGGCGTCCGGGCCCTGCCCGCCGCCCAGGAGGAAGCGCTGCTCCGGGTCACCCAGGAGGCCCTGCACAACGCCCTGCGCCACGCCGACGCGGCCCACGTCGACGTCACCCTCGCCCGCCACGACGGTGCCACGCTGCTGCGGATCACCGACGACGGCCGGGGCTTCGAACCCGCCGCCACCCGCCGGGCCGGGCGCCACCTGGGCCTGGTCTCCATGCGGGACCGGGCGAGCGGCGTCGGCGGCCGCCTCACCGTTGAATCCGCGCCCGGCAAGGGCACCACGATCGAGATGGAGACCCCCGGTGGCTGA
- a CDS encoding transglycosylase SLT domain-containing protein — MSASRFTGRLRNLNKTQKLSAAGVSAVAAAALSLSLVPGHAEAETEPQALSASPVIFDSASSKQARAIQDSVIQQHSTAEKLVKASDAAKAKKAAAVKAKAKKAEKKVELKKKAKAKAHSKAKSHKSESRSSRSSARTHLYGNNLDGWIRESLDIMHKKGIPGTYEGLHRNIIRESSGNPNAINDWDINAQNGVPSIGLLQIIKPTFDYYHVSGTPHTQYDPVANITASANYAADKYGSIDNVNSAY, encoded by the coding sequence ATGTCCGCGTCCCGCTTCACCGGCCGTCTCCGTAACCTGAACAAGACCCAGAAGCTCTCCGCCGCCGGCGTCTCCGCCGTCGCCGCCGCTGCACTCTCCTTGTCCCTGGTGCCCGGTCACGCCGAGGCCGAGACCGAACCGCAGGCTCTCTCCGCCTCCCCGGTCATCTTCGACTCCGCGAGCTCCAAGCAGGCCCGCGCGATCCAGGACAGCGTCATTCAGCAGCACTCGACCGCCGAGAAGCTGGTCAAGGCCTCCGACGCCGCCAAGGCCAAGAAGGCCGCCGCGGTGAAGGCCAAGGCCAAGAAGGCCGAGAAGAAGGTCGAGCTGAAGAAGAAGGCGAAGGCCAAGGCGCACTCCAAGGCCAAGTCCCACAAGTCCGAGTCGCGCTCCAGCCGCTCCTCCGCCCGTACGCACCTGTACGGCAACAACCTGGACGGCTGGATCCGGGAGTCCCTCGACATCATGCACAAGAAGGGCATCCCGGGCACGTACGAGGGCCTGCACCGCAACATCATCCGCGAGTCCAGCGGTAACCCGAACGCGATCAACGACTGGGACATCAACGCCCAGAACGGCGTTCCGTCGATCGGTCTGCTCCAGATCATCAAGCCGACCTTCGACTACTACCACGTGTCCGGCACCCCGCACACGCAGTACGACCCGGTCGCCAACATCACCGCGTCGGCCAACTACGCCGCCGACAAGTACGGCTCGATCGACAACGTCAACAGCGCGTACTGA
- a CDS encoding ABC transporter ATP-binding protein/permease — protein sequence MGRGVPELVLELNGRAWTLDPSRTYTLGRDPQGDMAIDDARVSWRHATISWNGRSWFIEDHGSTNGTYVHGQRIHQMEIAAGSTVNLGNATDGPRLSLSAAGVYSGRAAGPAQPQQTPPHQPQQGGPGWQQPAPQQQAPQQPVPPQQQGWQQPQQPHVPQQGGAPGPPGPGTGPAGAAPVYGDRSPTTFHQLALGRVMRIGRALENDLVVSDLQVSRNHAEFHATPDGRFEIRDLGSHNGTYVNGQPLSKSGSALIGPNDTVGVGHSTFRLVGDRLEEFVDTGEVSFAARHLTVTVDGGKQILKDVSFGVPEKSLIGVIGPSGSGKSTLLKALTGYRPANQGDVLYDNRNLYKQFAELRQRIGLVPQDDILHKELTVTRALKYAAKLRFPADTTEAERQARIHEVLTELKLDIHKDKKVTSLSGGQRKRVSVALELLTKPSLIFLDEPTSGLDPGMDRDVMQLLRGLADDGRTVLVVTHSVAELAICDKLLVMAPGGAVAYFGPPDEALNFFGYTTWADVFSAFENYRDYDWSGRWRGSQHYQMYAADIDAAAVQSVHMPPPQQMRPPKPQGWGTQLWTLMRRYLSVIGSDKGFMGLMVILPAVLGIVSVVIPADFGLAPPKPPSRFNGDAGTIMLILVIGMTFSAAANSVRELIKERVIYERERATGLSRSAYLMSKVIVLGVITAIQGVIICGIGFATRDLPEEGLIMPPAVELCVTIIALGFTSMMFGLVISSLVKTSEKTMPLLVMFAIVQVVFTGILFQVYGSPGLEQFAWLMPSRWAIAGAGSTLDLAHLMPPWDQKNPTDLDPLWEHSVSQWGINISVLLFLGVICGFAVARLLRRHEPEVMRK from the coding sequence GTGGGGCGCGGAGTGCCGGAACTCGTACTGGAATTGAATGGCAGGGCCTGGACGCTCGATCCGTCCAGGACATACACCCTGGGGCGCGATCCGCAGGGGGACATGGCGATCGATGACGCCAGAGTGTCGTGGCGGCACGCCACGATCAGCTGGAACGGGCGCAGTTGGTTCATCGAGGACCACGGCAGCACCAACGGCACGTACGTGCACGGGCAGCGGATCCACCAGATGGAGATCGCGGCCGGCTCCACCGTGAACCTGGGCAACGCCACCGACGGACCCCGGCTGAGCCTGAGCGCCGCGGGCGTCTACAGCGGCCGGGCCGCCGGTCCCGCGCAGCCGCAGCAGACCCCGCCGCACCAGCCCCAGCAGGGCGGACCTGGCTGGCAGCAGCCGGCGCCCCAGCAGCAGGCACCTCAGCAGCCCGTCCCGCCGCAGCAGCAGGGCTGGCAGCAGCCCCAGCAGCCGCACGTGCCGCAGCAGGGCGGGGCCCCGGGCCCGCCCGGACCCGGCACCGGTCCGGCGGGAGCGGCGCCGGTCTACGGGGACCGCAGCCCGACCACGTTCCACCAGCTGGCCCTCGGCCGGGTGATGCGGATCGGCCGTGCGCTGGAGAACGACCTGGTCGTCTCGGACCTCCAGGTCTCCCGCAACCACGCCGAGTTCCACGCGACGCCCGACGGCCGCTTCGAGATCCGCGACCTCGGCTCGCACAACGGCACGTACGTCAACGGCCAGCCGCTCTCCAAGTCCGGCTCGGCGCTCATCGGCCCGAACGATACCGTCGGCGTCGGTCACTCGACGTTCCGGCTCGTCGGGGACCGGCTGGAAGAGTTCGTCGACACCGGTGAGGTCTCCTTCGCGGCCCGCCACCTCACGGTCACGGTCGACGGCGGCAAGCAGATCCTCAAGGACGTCTCGTTCGGCGTCCCGGAGAAGTCGCTCATCGGCGTCATCGGCCCGTCCGGCTCCGGCAAGTCCACCCTGCTCAAGGCGCTCACCGGCTACCGGCCCGCCAACCAGGGCGATGTCCTCTACGACAACCGGAACCTCTACAAGCAGTTCGCCGAGCTCCGCCAGCGCATCGGTCTGGTCCCGCAGGACGACATCCTGCACAAGGAACTGACCGTCACCCGCGCCCTGAAGTACGCGGCCAAGCTCCGCTTCCCCGCGGACACCACCGAGGCCGAGCGCCAGGCCCGGATACACGAGGTCCTGACCGAGCTCAAGCTCGACATCCACAAGGACAAGAAGGTCACCTCGCTCTCCGGCGGCCAGCGCAAGCGCGTCTCGGTGGCGCTGGAGCTGCTCACCAAGCCGTCGCTGATCTTCCTGGACGAGCCGACCTCCGGCCTCGACCCGGGCATGGACCGCGACGTGATGCAGCTGCTGCGCGGACTGGCCGACGACGGCCGTACCGTCCTGGTCGTCACGCACTCGGTGGCCGAGCTGGCCATCTGCGACAAGCTCCTGGTGATGGCGCCGGGCGGTGCCGTGGCGTACTTCGGCCCGCCGGACGAGGCGCTGAACTTCTTCGGCTACACCACCTGGGCCGACGTCTTCTCGGCGTTCGAGAACTACCGCGACTACGACTGGTCGGGCCGCTGGCGCGGTTCGCAGCACTACCAGATGTACGCCGCCGACATCGACGCCGCCGCCGTGCAGTCCGTGCACATGCCGCCGCCGCAGCAGATGCGCCCGCCGAAGCCGCAGGGCTGGGGCACGCAGCTGTGGACGCTGATGCGCCGCTACCTCTCGGTGATCGGCTCCGACAAGGGCTTCATGGGTCTGATGGTGATCCTGCCCGCGGTGCTCGGCATCGTCAGCGTGGTCATCCCCGCGGACTTCGGTCTCGCCCCGCCGAAGCCGCCGTCCCGGTTCAACGGCGACGCCGGAACGATCATGCTGATCCTGGTGATCGGCATGACGTTCTCCGCGGCGGCCAACTCCGTACGAGAACTGATCAAGGAACGGGTCATCTACGAACGGGAACGGGCCACCGGCCTCTCCCGCTCGGCCTACCTGATGTCCAAGGTGATCGTGCTCGGCGTGATCACGGCCATCCAGGGCGTCATCATCTGCGGCATCGGCTTCGCCACCCGCGATCTGCCCGAAGAGGGCCTGATCATGCCGCCGGCCGTCGAGCTCTGCGTGACGATCATCGCGCTCGGCTTCACCTCGATGATGTTCGGCCTGGTGATCTCCTCGCTGGTGAAGACCTCCGAGAAGACCATGCCGCTGCTGGTCATGTTCGCGATCGTCCAGGTCGTCTTCACCGGCATCCTGTTCCAGGTGTACGGCTCGCCCGGCCTGGAGCAGTTCGCCTGGCTGATGCCGTCCCGCTGGGCCATCGCGGGCGCGGGCTCCACACTCGACCTCGCGCATCTGATGCCGCCGTGGGACCAGAAGAACCCCACGGACCTGGACCCGCTCTGGGAGCACTCGGTGAGCCAGTGGGGGATCAACATCTCGGTGCTGCTGTTCCTCGGCGTCATCTGCGGCTTCGCGGTCGCGCGGCTGCTGCGCCGCCACGAGCCCGAGGTCATGCGCAAGTAA
- the serB gene encoding phosphoserine phosphatase SerB has protein sequence MSVSRPPEPALSPEPAASRQGPDVPTLLVKIFGKDRPGITAGLFDTLAAYSVDVVDIEQVVTRGRIVLCALVTAPTAGGTTEGELRATVHSWAESLKLQAEIISGTGDNRPRGVGRSHVTVLGHPLTAESTAAIAARITSTGGNIDRIFRLAKYPVTAVEFAVSGTGTEELRSALAPEAAGIGVDVAVVSAGLSRRAQRLVVMDVDSTLIQDEVIELFAAHAGCEAEVAEVTERAMRGELDFEQSLHARVALLAGLDVSVVEKVRAEVRLTPGARTLIRTLKRLGYQVGVVSGGFTQVTDDLKERLGLDFASANTLEVVDGKLTGRVTGDIVDRAGKARLLRSFAAEAGVPLAQTVAIGDGANDLDMLNTAGLGVAFNAKPVVREAAHTAVNVPFLDTVLYLLGVSREEVEAADGLVE, from the coding sequence ATGAGCGTATCCCGGCCTCCTGAGCCCGCCCTGTCTCCCGAGCCCGCCGCGTCCCGGCAGGGTCCGGACGTGCCGACCCTGCTGGTGAAGATCTTCGGGAAGGACCGCCCCGGGATCACCGCGGGCCTCTTCGACACCCTCGCCGCCTACTCGGTCGACGTGGTCGACATCGAGCAGGTCGTGACCCGGGGCCGCATCGTCCTGTGCGCGCTGGTCACCGCGCCCACCGCGGGCGGGACCACCGAGGGCGAGCTGCGGGCCACCGTGCACAGCTGGGCGGAGTCGCTGAAGCTCCAGGCCGAGATCATCTCCGGCACCGGCGACAACCGGCCGCGCGGCGTCGGCCGTTCCCACGTCACGGTGCTGGGGCACCCGCTGACCGCGGAGTCCACGGCGGCCATAGCGGCCCGGATCACCTCGACCGGCGGGAACATCGACCGCATCTTCCGGCTGGCGAAGTACCCCGTCACGGCGGTCGAGTTCGCGGTGTCCGGTACGGGGACCGAGGAGCTGCGCTCCGCGCTGGCGCCGGAGGCCGCGGGCATCGGCGTGGACGTGGCGGTCGTCTCGGCGGGGCTGAGCCGCCGGGCGCAGCGGCTCGTCGTGATGGACGTCGACTCGACGCTGATCCAGGACGAGGTCATCGAGCTGTTCGCGGCGCACGCGGGCTGCGAGGCCGAGGTCGCCGAGGTGACCGAGCGGGCGATGCGCGGCGAGCTGGACTTCGAGCAGTCGCTGCACGCCCGGGTGGCGCTGCTCGCGGGGCTCGACGTGTCCGTGGTGGAGAAGGTCCGCGCCGAGGTCCGGCTGACGCCGGGGGCCCGGACGCTGATCCGTACGCTGAAGCGGCTCGGCTACCAAGTGGGCGTGGTCTCGGGCGGTTTCACGCAGGTGACCGACGATCTGAAGGAGCGCCTGGGGCTCGACTTCGCCTCCGCCAACACGCTGGAGGTCGTGGACGGCAAGCTCACGGGCCGGGTGACCGGGGACATCGTGGACCGGGCGGGCAAGGCCCGGCTGCTGCGGAGCTTCGCCGCCGAGGCGGGGGTGCCGCTGGCGCAGACGGTGGCGATCGGTGACGGGGCCAATGACCTGGACATGCTGAACACGGCGGGGCTCGGGGTCGCGTTCAACGCGAAGCCGGTGGTCCGCGAGGCCGCGCACACGGCGGTGAACGTGCCGTTCCTGGACACCGTGCTCTATCTGCTCGGCGTCTCCCGCGAGGAGGTCGAGGCAGCCGACGGCCTCGTGGAGTAG
- a CDS encoding SixA phosphatase family protein yields MSADTSRRIVLLRHAKAEWSQESDHERPLAERGRMEAPMVGRRLADSGIVFDLALCSTAVRTRETWKLAVHEMPERPRTVYEERLYEASLGELIALVNETPDDVADLLVIGHNPGMHALADALSGSGEGDALARMGGGGFPTAAFAVVGFTGPWKSVEHGVGRLAEYWTPND; encoded by the coding sequence ATGAGCGCCGATACATCTCGCAGGATCGTCCTTCTCAGGCATGCCAAGGCGGAATGGTCGCAGGAGTCCGACCACGAGCGGCCGCTGGCCGAGCGTGGCCGCATGGAGGCCCCCATGGTGGGCCGCAGGCTCGCCGATTCCGGGATCGTCTTCGACCTGGCCCTCTGCTCGACCGCCGTCAGAACGCGTGAGACGTGGAAACTGGCCGTGCACGAGATGCCCGAGCGCCCCAGGACCGTGTACGAGGAGCGGCTCTACGAGGCATCGCTCGGCGAGCTGATCGCCCTGGTCAACGAGACCCCGGACGACGTCGCCGACCTGCTGGTCATCGGCCACAACCCCGGCATGCACGCGCTCGCCGACGCCCTCTCCGGCAGCGGCGAGGGCGACGCGCTCGCCCGGATGGGGGGCGGCGGCTTCCCGACCGCCGCCTTCGCCGTGGTCGGGTTCACCGGCCCCTGGAAGAGCGTCGAGCACGGCGTCGGCCGGCTCGCCGAGTACTGGACCCCCAACGACTGA
- a CDS encoding SGM_5486 family transporter-associated protein codes for MLDPNPQNGQKKLLLVLGAMLLITVVVGVIASLASP; via the coding sequence GTGCTCGATCCGAATCCCCAGAACGGTCAGAAGAAGCTGCTCCTCGTCCTCGGGGCCATGCTGCTGATCACGGTCGTCGTCGGCGTCATCGCCTCCCTCGCGTCCCCGTGA
- a CDS encoding CynX/NimT family MFS transporter yields the protein MRDEETTPQTATGTLNPGAPAATRADAPAPRTGPSPWTLRLVAIGLVLTALNLRPAITSLGALLEEVRDGLHMSGSVAGVLTSVPPLCFAVFGVMAPRLARRFGPGAVVCAGMVAITAGLVIRPLIGGTAGFLAASALALMGIAVSNVLMPVIVKRWFPDRVGSMTGLYSMALALGTSLAAAVTVPLTDALGGSWKAGLGIWAVLAAAAILPWIPLLRARATAHEPVPAAARPEAPELRITRSRTAWALACFFGLQATAAYITMGWMPQIFRDAGVSAGTAGVLLAVTMAMGVPLAFVIPRVAARMRAQGPIVVFLGACGLTGYAGLYLAPSGGAWAWALLLGISNCAFPLALTMIGMRARSGAGVVRLSAFAQSTGYLISIPGPLLVGVLYQHSGGWGVPIALMAALMVPQMVVGVLAGRDRTIEDES from the coding sequence ATGCGTGACGAAGAGACGACTCCCCAGACCGCGACCGGGACCCTGAACCCCGGCGCCCCGGCAGCCACCCGCGCCGACGCCCCCGCCCCGCGGACCGGCCCCTCGCCGTGGACGCTGCGCCTGGTCGCCATCGGGCTCGTCCTCACCGCGCTCAACCTCCGCCCCGCCATCACCAGCCTCGGCGCCCTCCTCGAAGAGGTCCGGGACGGGCTGCACATGAGCGGCAGCGTCGCCGGGGTCCTCACCTCCGTACCCCCGCTCTGCTTCGCGGTCTTCGGTGTCATGGCGCCACGCCTCGCCCGCCGCTTCGGCCCCGGTGCGGTGGTCTGCGCGGGCATGGTCGCCATCACGGCGGGCCTGGTGATCCGGCCCCTGATCGGCGGCACCGCGGGCTTCCTGGCCGCCAGCGCCCTGGCCCTCATGGGCATCGCTGTCAGCAACGTCCTGATGCCGGTGATCGTCAAGCGCTGGTTCCCCGACCGCGTCGGCTCCATGACCGGGCTCTACTCCATGGCCCTGGCCCTCGGCACCTCGCTCGCCGCCGCCGTGACCGTGCCCCTGACCGACGCGCTGGGCGGCAGCTGGAAGGCCGGACTCGGCATCTGGGCCGTGCTGGCCGCCGCCGCGATCCTGCCCTGGATCCCGCTGCTGCGGGCCCGGGCCACCGCCCACGAGCCCGTCCCGGCCGCCGCGCGGCCCGAGGCCCCGGAGCTCCGGATCACCCGCAGCCGGACCGCCTGGGCTCTCGCCTGCTTCTTCGGCCTCCAGGCCACCGCCGCGTACATCACCATGGGCTGGATGCCCCAGATCTTCCGGGACGCCGGGGTCTCCGCCGGCACCGCGGGCGTCCTGCTCGCGGTCACCATGGCCATGGGTGTCCCGCTCGCCTTCGTGATCCCGCGCGTCGCCGCCCGGATGCGCGCCCAGGGCCCGATCGTCGTCTTCCTCGGCGCCTGCGGCCTCACCGGCTACGCGGGCCTCTACCTGGCCCCCTCCGGTGGAGCCTGGGCCTGGGCGCTGCTCCTGGGCATCTCGAACTGCGCGTTCCCGCTCGCCCTCACGATGATCGGGATGCGGGCCCGCAGCGGCGCCGGAGTGGTCCGGCTGTCCGCGTTCGCCCAGTCCACCGGCTACCTGATCTCGATCCCCGGACCGCTCCTGGTCGGCGTGCTCTACCAGCACAGCGGCGGCTGGGGCGTGCCGATCGCGCTGATGGCCGCCCTGATGGTGCCGCAGATGGTCGTGGGCGTCCTGGCCGGGCGTGACCGGACGATCGAGGACGAATCCTGA
- a CDS encoding FadR/GntR family transcriptional regulator, protein MALTSPRRSALADQVIAQLRNQITTGEWPVGSRIPTEPELVEQLGVARNTVREAVRALAHNGLLDIRQGSGTYVVATSELAGVMHRRFASADPRHIAELRSTLESSAARLAAVRRTDRDLKQLDALMRRREETWAAGDAEAFVAADATLHLAVVAASHNDVLTGLYADLGDLLRDYLRGDVGQELRPENHMDHSRLVEAIRAGDAETAATEAASHALTCLADRV, encoded by the coding sequence ATGGCGCTGACGTCCCCGAGGCGTTCGGCTCTCGCCGACCAGGTGATTGCCCAGCTGAGGAACCAGATCACCACGGGCGAGTGGCCGGTGGGTTCCCGCATCCCGACCGAACCCGAGCTGGTCGAGCAGCTGGGGGTGGCCCGCAACACGGTCCGTGAGGCGGTCCGGGCGCTCGCGCACAACGGGCTGCTGGACATCCGGCAGGGCTCGGGCACCTATGTGGTCGCCACCAGCGAGCTGGCCGGGGTGATGCACCGCCGGTTCGCCTCGGCGGACCCGCGGCACATCGCGGAGCTCCGGTCGACCCTGGAGTCCTCGGCGGCGCGCCTGGCGGCGGTCCGGCGCACCGACCGGGACCTGAAGCAGCTGGACGCGCTGATGCGGCGGCGCGAGGAGACCTGGGCCGCCGGGGACGCCGAGGCGTTCGTGGCCGCCGACGCGACGCTGCACCTGGCCGTGGTGGCCGCTTCCCACAACGACGTGCTGACGGGGCTCTACGCGGACCTGGGCGACCTGCTGCGGGACTACCTGCGCGGCGACGTCGGCCAGGAACTGCGGCCGGAGAACCACATGGACCACAGCCGCCTGGTCGAGGCGATCCGGGCGGGCGACGCGGAGACGGCGGCGACGGAGGCCGCGAGCCACGCGCTGACCTGCCTGGCTGACCGGGTCTAG